A stretch of the Fusarium musae strain F31 chromosome 2, whole genome shotgun sequence genome encodes the following:
- a CDS encoding hypothetical protein (EggNog:ENOG41) — translation MWLSRPLSRSSRSIVLRPRAFASLASSTGRTLNVPIDFSKSGLLHHRGSSPVQIPELLHPNDTRRLNLGQAVTSALQQALEASRKVVCFGEDVAFGGVFRCTVGIVGTAIGMAAEGLKPVVEIQFADYVFPAFDQIVNEAAKFRYREGTTGANLGGLVIRMPCGGVGHGALYHTQSPEALFCHVPGFKIVVPRSPTQAKGLLLASILDSEDPVIFMEPKILYRAAVEEVPEERYTLPIGKAEVIRPGSDITVISYGRPLYTCEAAIEALEKESPGVSIELIDLRTIYPWDRPTILESVRKTGRAIVVHESMVNFGVGSEIAATIQDQAFTYLKAPVKRLGGWTTHTGLAYEEYIFPDTARVYNAMQEVLEDYP, via the exons ATGTGGCTTTCTAGACCATTATCTCGGTCCTCGAGATCCATCGTCCTTCGTCCGAGAGCATTTGCGTCTCTGGCCTCGTCGACTGGGCGCACCTTGAATGTCCCGATCGATTTCAGCAAATCAGGATTGCTTCATCACCGAGGAAGCTCTCCGGTTCAAATACCGGAGCTTTTACATCCAAATGACACCAGACGATTGAACCTTGGCCAAGCCGTGACCTCTGCTTTGCAACAAGCTCTCGAAGCCTCTCGCAAGGTTGTCTGCTTCGGCGAAGATGTTGCGTTCGGCGGTGTTTTCAGATGCACGGTTG GGATTGTCGGGACGGCGATTGGCATGGCTGCAGAGGGACTCAAACCGGTTGTTGAAATTCAGTTTGCTGACTATGTCTTTCCGGCATTTGACCAGATTGTCAACGAGGCAGCCAAGTTCAGATACCGCGAGGGGACAACAGGTGCCAACCTAGGCGGACTTGTTATACGGATGCCCTGTGGAGGCGTGGGACATGGTGCCTT ATACCACACGCAATCACCTGAAGCCTTGTTCTGTCACGTTCCAGGCTTCAAGATTGTCGTTCCTCGATCCCCAACCCAAGCAAAGGGACTCCTGCTCGCATCCATCCTTGACAGTGAAGACCCCGTGATCTTTATGGAACCCAAGATCTTATACCGAGCTGCTGTCGAGGAGGTGCCAGAGGAGCGCTATACCTTGCCCATCGGAAAGGCTGAAGTAATCAGACCCGGTTCAGACATAACGGTAATCTCATACGGGCGTCCTCTTTACACCTGCGAAGCGGCAATCGAGGCTCTGGAAAAGGAAAGCCCTGGCGTGAGCATAGAGCTGATTGACTTGAGAACAATCTACCCCTGGGATCGACCGACAATCCTCGAGAGTGTGAGAAAGACGGGACGTGCCATTGTGGTCCATGAGAGTATGGTGAACTTTGGAGTTGGTTCTGAAATTGCGGCAACTATTCAGGATCAAGCGTTCACGTACTTGAAGGCACCTGTAAAACGTCTGGGCGGTT